A stretch of Myxococcus hansupus DNA encodes these proteins:
- a CDS encoding TatD family hydrolase, whose product MIDTHCHLDATRFDPDRNEVLSRAWAAGLHGIVIPGVGPHDWEPLLEMSRQEPRLQVGLGIHPQLLPDMPPEEDDAVMEHLDALLSRGGAAAVGECGLDGPSLPGAPLERQVSVLKRHLALARKHGLPVLMHCHRLHPALIDLLKEEPLPEAGLLMHSYSGGVELARFYLQKGCHFSFAGPVTWAEARKPLDALRAIPLERLMAETDAPDQAPTPHRGTRSEPGYLPHIIEGMARVRGEPVEEVARQTTENARRFFREAFPAPSR is encoded by the coding sequence ATGATAGACACCCACTGCCACTTGGATGCGACGCGGTTCGACCCCGACCGGAACGAAGTCCTCTCACGCGCGTGGGCCGCGGGACTCCACGGCATCGTGATTCCTGGCGTCGGACCGCATGACTGGGAGCCCTTGTTGGAGATGTCCCGTCAGGAGCCACGCCTCCAGGTGGGCCTGGGCATCCACCCCCAACTGCTGCCCGACATGCCGCCTGAAGAGGACGACGCGGTGATGGAGCACCTGGATGCGTTGCTTTCACGAGGCGGCGCGGCGGCGGTGGGTGAGTGCGGGTTGGATGGCCCCAGCCTCCCGGGGGCCCCGCTGGAGCGGCAGGTGTCGGTGCTGAAGCGGCACCTCGCGCTGGCGCGAAAGCACGGCCTGCCCGTCCTGATGCACTGCCACCGGCTGCACCCGGCGCTCATCGACCTGCTCAAGGAGGAGCCCCTGCCTGAGGCCGGCCTGCTCATGCACAGCTACAGCGGCGGCGTGGAGCTGGCGCGCTTCTATCTCCAGAAGGGCTGCCACTTCTCCTTCGCGGGCCCCGTCACCTGGGCGGAGGCCCGCAAGCCGCTGGACGCGCTGAGGGCCATCCCCCTGGAGCGGCTGATGGCGGAGACGGACGCCCCGGACCAGGCGCCCACCCCCCACCGGGGGACCCGCTCCGAGCCGGGGTACCTTCCCCACATCATTGAAGGCATGGCCCGGGTCCGGGGGGAGCCCGTCGAGGAGGTCGCCCGGCAAACGACCGAGAATGCCCGCCGCTTCTTCCGGGAAGCTTTCCCCGCGCCTTCGCGGTAG
- a CDS encoding tRNA threonylcarbamoyladenosine dehydratase, with the protein MNPQPLPAPASQSETPPVAPDSLARPFKLSRRFDRTGRLLGDSAMERLANARVVVFGLGGVGSFAAEGLVRSGIGHLTLVDHDDVCVTNTNRQLHATVKAVGKPKAELMGQRCQEINPAAKVEAVREFYRADVAEQMLQAGQYDFVVDAIDNVKAKLHLLHRCVTLGIPVVSSMGAAGRLDPTAIRVEDLSETHMDPFAKDIRKLLKRKYAVETDKHTGITAVYSIEARRLPVTLQYDDATDGFLCVCPNDNEFHTCDHRTQIDGSVAFVTSCFGMNAAGVVVRRLASAR; encoded by the coding sequence ATGAACCCGCAGCCGCTCCCCGCCCCCGCTTCCCAGAGTGAGACGCCCCCCGTCGCCCCCGACTCGCTCGCCCGTCCCTTCAAGCTTTCCCGCCGCTTCGACCGGACCGGCCGCCTGCTGGGCGACTCCGCGATGGAGCGACTGGCCAACGCGCGCGTGGTGGTGTTCGGCCTGGGTGGCGTGGGCAGCTTCGCGGCCGAGGGCCTGGTGCGCAGCGGCATTGGCCACCTGACGCTGGTGGACCATGACGACGTGTGCGTCACCAACACCAACCGCCAGCTCCACGCGACGGTGAAGGCCGTGGGCAAGCCCAAGGCGGAGCTGATGGGGCAGCGCTGCCAGGAAATCAATCCGGCGGCGAAGGTGGAGGCAGTGCGTGAGTTCTACCGCGCGGACGTGGCCGAGCAGATGCTCCAGGCCGGCCAGTACGACTTCGTGGTGGACGCCATCGACAACGTGAAGGCGAAGCTGCACCTGCTCCACCGCTGCGTGACGCTGGGCATTCCGGTGGTCAGCTCCATGGGCGCCGCGGGCCGGCTGGACCCCACCGCCATCCGCGTGGAGGACCTGTCCGAGACGCACATGGACCCCTTCGCCAAGGACATCCGCAAGCTGCTCAAGCGCAAGTACGCGGTGGAGACGGACAAGCACACGGGCATCACCGCCGTGTACTCCATTGAAGCGCGGCGCCTGCCGGTGACGCTCCAGTACGACGACGCCACCGACGGCTTCCTCTGCGTGTGCCCGAATGACAACGAGTTCCACACCTGCGACCACCGCACGCAGATTGACGGCAGCGTGGCCTTCGTCACGTCCTGCTTCGGGATGAACGCGGCGGGCGTGGTGGTGCGGCGGCTCGCGTCGGCCCGCTAG
- a CDS encoding PD-(D/E)XK nuclease family protein, giving the protein MRAFMRRPPLSNDFSWSKSRHEKFSECLRAYYLYYYRSWGGWEVDAPKDVRELYVLKKLGNRYTWAGSVVHESIKDVLLDWRAGRKVDPAAVEARTRKLMQDDFRHSRSKNYWSQKYRKQFTGLVEHEYAEPVPDEAWKQNWETVRSALSWFFSSRWKDLALSLKPEQWLEVDAGFDFAHFTLDGLKVFAIPDFAFVDADGTPVVVDWKTGKSREGYDEQVLGYALYVAQRYRFPVEKVRASLVYLNEGKEQEVTVNPEAMASFRQYFEQSVAKMRSLLKDPATNTPLDASAFPPTETLTSCARCVFRRPCGREGAAAEALRPQQVA; this is encoded by the coding sequence ATGCGCGCCTTCATGCGGCGCCCCCCTCTCAGCAATGACTTCTCCTGGTCCAAGAGCCGCCACGAGAAGTTCTCCGAGTGCCTTCGTGCGTACTACCTCTACTACTACCGCTCCTGGGGCGGCTGGGAGGTGGACGCGCCCAAGGACGTGCGCGAACTGTACGTGCTGAAGAAGCTGGGCAACCGCTACACGTGGGCCGGCAGCGTGGTGCACGAGAGCATCAAGGACGTGTTGCTCGACTGGCGCGCCGGCCGCAAGGTGGACCCGGCGGCGGTGGAGGCGCGCACGCGCAAGTTGATGCAGGACGACTTCCGGCACTCGCGCTCGAAGAACTACTGGTCGCAGAAGTACCGCAAGCAGTTCACCGGCCTGGTGGAGCACGAGTACGCGGAGCCCGTGCCGGACGAGGCGTGGAAGCAGAACTGGGAGACGGTGCGCTCCGCGCTGTCCTGGTTCTTCTCCTCGCGCTGGAAGGACCTGGCTCTGAGCCTCAAGCCCGAGCAGTGGCTGGAGGTCGACGCGGGCTTCGACTTCGCCCACTTCACCCTGGACGGCCTCAAGGTCTTCGCGATTCCCGACTTCGCCTTCGTGGACGCGGACGGCACGCCGGTGGTGGTGGACTGGAAGACGGGCAAGTCGCGCGAAGGGTACGACGAGCAGGTGCTCGGCTACGCGCTCTACGTGGCGCAGCGCTACCGCTTCCCGGTGGAGAAGGTGCGCGCCTCGCTCGTGTACCTCAACGAGGGCAAGGAGCAGGAAGTCACCGTGAATCCGGAGGCCATGGCCTCCTTCCGTCAGTACTTCGAGCAGAGCGTGGCGAAGATGCGCTCGCTGCTGAAGGACCCGGCCACGAACACGCCACTGGACGCGTCCGCCTTTCCGCCCACGGAGACGCTGACGTCCTGCGCGCGGTGTGTCTTCCGCCGTCCCTGCGGACGCGAGGGCGCCGCGGCCGAAGCGCTTCGGCCGCAGCAGGTGGCGTGA
- a CDS encoding SDR family oxidoreductase — translation MVRAGMKTQPFKGRVVLITGASGGIGRAAAKAYAAAGADVVLAARRQTELEDAAREVSSLGVRALPVRCDVTVGDDVARLVAEVDAAFGGLDVLVNNAGRGTYGPLEAMSEAQLRQVFELNVVSLWRMTQAALPLLRKRRGAQVVNVSSVLGYRGLPLLGAYCASKAAVNVMTESLRAELASEGIRVLLVSPGFTESDFRENRLNAEGWKQDAIPLKAMSAEEVADAMVRASRRGHRDTVLTLSGRAMVLANRWAPALFDRVARRMAAEMKKKRS, via the coding sequence ATGGTGCGCGCCGGCATGAAAACCCAACCCTTCAAGGGCCGGGTGGTCCTCATCACGGGGGCTTCCGGAGGCATTGGCAGGGCGGCGGCGAAGGCCTACGCGGCGGCGGGCGCGGATGTCGTCCTGGCCGCCCGGCGTCAGACGGAGCTCGAGGACGCGGCCCGTGAAGTGTCGTCACTGGGCGTGAGGGCACTGCCCGTGCGGTGCGACGTGACGGTGGGCGACGACGTGGCGCGGCTGGTGGCGGAGGTCGATGCCGCATTCGGTGGGCTGGACGTGCTCGTCAACAACGCGGGCCGGGGAACGTACGGACCGCTGGAGGCCATGAGCGAGGCGCAGCTTCGACAGGTGTTCGAGCTGAACGTCGTCAGCCTGTGGCGGATGACGCAGGCGGCCCTGCCCCTGCTGCGCAAGCGGCGTGGCGCGCAGGTGGTCAATGTCAGCTCGGTGCTGGGCTACCGAGGGCTTCCGTTGCTTGGGGCCTATTGCGCATCCAAGGCCGCGGTGAATGTGATGACGGAGTCGCTTCGCGCGGAGCTCGCCTCGGAGGGCATCCGGGTGCTGCTCGTGTCGCCCGGCTTCACCGAGAGCGACTTCCGTGAGAACCGCCTCAACGCGGAGGGCTGGAAGCAGGACGCCATTCCGTTGAAGGCCATGTCCGCCGAGGAGGTCGCCGACGCCATGGTCCGCGCGAGCCGGCGGGGGCACCGGGATACGGTGCTCACGCTGTCTGGCCGCGCGATGGTGCTCGCGAACCGGTGGGCCCCTGCCCTGTTCGACCGTGTCGCCCGCCGCATGGCGGCTGAAATGAAGAAGAAGCGTTCATGA